A single window of Periophthalmus magnuspinnatus isolate fPerMag1 chromosome 9, fPerMag1.2.pri, whole genome shotgun sequence DNA harbors:
- the lrp13 gene encoding low-density lipoprotein receptor yields the protein MQLVCLISLALLQQSGLLQVVSSGTAPLKCGRGSKACADGSECILYNHVCDGEPDCKDGSDEENCASDCTEAQFQCAHGRKCIDKEQVCDGESQCQDRSDEQHCTTTSDGCVHHCDNKSRCLPLNFLCDGERDCLDGTDEAACEDQDEEKEDKNIITLSAPSAAPLSCSLASKACKDNSECVLYDHVCDGEVDCRDGSDEEDCQSKCTKGQFQCGHGRKCIEQTQVCDGVPQCQDRSDERDCSGLVEGCSHQCDGRSRCVPSSFLCDGERDCQDGTDELNCVEKPCSPGEFQCNSGQCVVASMHCDGHPDCIDQSDEERCSKPPVCATKLRCPHSRECLVQEWLCDGDQDCRDGTDEKDCQVTPVSCGEFQWTCKSKTKCIPASWRCDGSRDCEDGSDETECDVVKCPSHQFQCRAGGCLDSGLVCNGVGDCVDGSDEGGSCGVKCTEEKRHSCSQTCLNTPQGPRCSCSEGYRLLEDGVTCVDVDECEARTPVCSHICTNSPGSFTCYCHPGYIMEPDGRHCKITGEPLLLSSILNDLFVVGLRSGSVNVLPSSTKKAILSVDYDWRERRVYWDSLDSDSIKWSSLDHKITGTLIEGVRADSVAVDWLGRNLYWIDGVKSQIFAIQLPSPTVTRPDFTVILDEDLDQPRSLALLPQKGLMFWTEIGTIVKIERAGMDGSERRAVVTSSLGWPVGVALDPISNRVYWTDQRLRAIGSATLDGEDIQILQMETINPFSLAVFNDMMYWSDTKRRVVQEATKLTGKNRRVLLKRPRQPFGVKVMHPLLQTSIEWPCEAKGCSHLCVLAPGPRAVCKCPPGLLLSEDGLACSSPVNTALLLMLAPSTVTQIYLQSRHTAFGLKDWPEHSALQLPSINQAAILDYSFKDSTLFVTDDSTTSLSYLQIKDGALSRPHQLLRILDDTITAMALDWVTLNVYWSSSKQQRIHVTSTTNMYTAVVLKEGIGRVESIALHPQSGRACFANQVSEAGDTGATIECSNMDGGERRVVWKDAVTPTSLVFTSDGKSVYWADTSVGTISSVQLDELAYTEFKVADDLAAVALNEDVPLWMTTGDVTRVWFLDEQQQNKMWFEVGTKVVSLKVFSRASHKGSNQCSVDNGGCSHLCLPTAEGRSCRCAHDHAPLNSTHCHPHQHCPTGSRLCLDQLSCQPIDKFCNGHVDCPDHSDENCITQNEKSSGMVPGHTHHRNHPPPQSFPALPKNASTSLNTSEGLWTVDLEQCSFTRCSGRGRCLVVDGKMQCACSLLYRGESCEDNLLKSLQEPLVYGAVGLATLVAVIVALVIFRRRRNDETSGADPPAVRETSLTEIETKAETKAEPSPSTQTSPTEPDKPEEVVTPVD from the exons aTGCAATTAGTTTGTTTAATTTCTTTAGCCTTATTACAGCAATCGGGGCTGTTACAAG TTGTTTCTTCTGGGACGGCTCCATTAAAGTGTGGCAGAGGATCTAAAGCTTGTGCCGATGGTTCCGAGTGCATCTTGTACAACCATGTGTGTGACGGGGAGCCAGACTGCAAAGACGGATCTGATGAAGAAAACTGTGCTTCAGACTGCACTGAAG CCCAGTTTCAGTGTGCCCACGGGAGGAAGTGCATTGACAAGGAGCAGGTGTGTGATGGAGAGTCTCAGTGCCAGGACCGGTCAGATGAGCAGCACTGTACAACCACGAGCGATGGCTGTGTTCACCACTGTGACAACAAGAGCCGCTGCCTGCCACTCAATTTCCTGTGTGACGGCGAGAGGGACTGCCTGGATGGGACAGACGAGGCAGCATGTG AGGACCAAGATGAAGAAAAGGAAGACAAAAATATTATCACTTTATCAGCGCCATCTGCTGCTCCACTGAGCTGCTCTCTGGCATCCAAAGCGTGTAAAGACAACTCTGAGTGTGTCCTGTATGACCATGTGTGTGATGGGGAGGTGGACTGCAGGGACGGGTCAGATGAAGAGGACTGCCAATCGAAGTGTACTAAAG GTCAGTTCCAGTGTGGCCATGGGCGTAAGTGTATAGAGCAGACTCAGGTGTGTGATGGGGTGCCTCAGTGCCAGGACCGCTCAGATGAACGGGACTGCTCGGGGCTGGTGGAGGGCTGCTCTCATCAGTGTGATGGCCGTAGCCGCTGTGTGCCATCCAGCTTTCTCTGCGATGGAGAGAGGGACTGCCAGGATGGAACCGACGAGCTCAACTGTG TGGAGAAACCATGCAGCCCCGGTGAGTTCCAGTGTAACAGTGGTCAGTGCGTGGTGGCCTCCATGCACTGTGACGGACATCCAGATTGTATCGACCAATCGGACGAGGAGCGCTGCTCCAAGCCTCCTGTGTGCGCCACCAAACTGCGCTGCCCTCACAGCAGAGAGTGCCTGGTGCAGGAGTGGCTCTGCGATGGGGACCAGGACTGCAGGGACGGCACCGATGAGAAG GACTGTCAAGTGACTCCAGTGTCATGTGGAGAGTTTCAGTGGACCTGTAAATCCAAAACTAAGTGCATCCCTGCATCATGGAGGTGTGATGGTTCCAGAGACTGCGAAGACGGCAGTGATGAGACTGAAT GTGATGTGGTGAAATGCCCCTCTCACCAGTTTCAGTGCAGAGCAGGGGGCTGTCTagactctggtctggtctgtaACGGTGTTGGAGACTGTGTGGATGGGTCAGATGAAGGAGGAAGCTGTGGGGTCAAATGCACAGAAGAGAAGCGCCACAGCTGCTCACAGACCTGCCTCAATACACCACAGGGACCC CGTTGCAGCTGTTCTGAAGGATACAGACTGTTGGAGGATGGTGTCACTTGTGTAGATGTGGATGAGTGTGAGGCCAGGACTCCTGTGTGCAGCCACATCTGCACAAACAGCCCCGGCTCATTCACCTGCTACTGCCATCCAGGATATATCATGGAGCCAGACGGACGACACTGCAAGATCACGG GTGAGCCGCTTCTGTTGTCATCCATCTTGAATGACTTGTTTGTGGTGGGGCTCCGCAGTGGCAGCGTGAATGTCCTGCCATCGTCTACCAAAAAGGCTATCCTCTCTGTGGACTATGACTGGAGGGAGCGGCGGGTCTACTGGGACAGCCTGGACTCAGACAGCATTAAATGGTCCTCACTGGACCACAAGATCACCGGCACTCTCATTGAAG GGGTCCGAGCTGATTCGGTGGCTGTGGACTGGCTTGGGAGGAACCTGTATTGGATTGATGGAGTAAAGAGTCAGATCTTTGCCATTCAGCTCCCATCACCCACTGTGACAAGACCGGACTTCACTGTGATCCTGGACGAAGACTTGGACCAACCAAGATCTTTGGCTCTGCTCCCACAAAAAGG GTTGATGTTCTGGACAGAGATTGGCACCATAGTGAAGATTGAGCGTGCTGGGATGGACGGGTCAGAGAGGAGGGCTGTGGTGACCTCCAGTCTGGGGTGGCCTGTGGGAGTGGCCTTGGACCCAATCTCCAACAGAGTCTATTGGACTGACCAGCGTCTCAGGGCCATAGGGTCTGCTACTCTGGACGGGGAGGACATCCAG ATCCTACAGATGGAGACCATCAACCCATTTTCTTTAGCAGTCTTCAATGACATGATGTACTGGTCTGACACGAAAAGGAGAGTGGTGCAGGAAGCCACTAAACTCACAGGCAAAAACAGACGAGTGCTTCTCAAGCGGCCCAGACAGCCTTTTGGAGTGAAG GTAATGCACCCGCTGCTGCAGACCTCCATAGAGTGGCCCTGTGAGGCTAAAGGCTGCTCCCACTTGTGTGTGCTGGCCCCTGGCCCCAGAGCCGTGTGCAAGTGCCCCCCTGGCCTCCTGCTGTCTGAGGATGGACTCGCATGCTCCAGTCCAGTCAACACAGCCCTTCTTCTCATGCTGGCTCCTTCTACTGTCACTCAG ATCTACCTACAGTCCCGACACACTGCATTTGGATTAAAGGACTGGCCTGAACACTCAGCCCTACAACTCCCCAGCATCAACCAGGCAGCCATTTTGGACTACAGCTTCAAAGACAGCACTTTATTTGTAACAGACGACAGCACAACGTCACTGAGCTACCTCCAAATCAAAGATGGAGCCCTGAGTCGTCCCCACCAGCTGCTTAGAATCCTGGATGACACCATTACCGCTATGGCTTTGGACTGGGTCACTTTGAATGTCTATTGGAGTAGCAGTAAACAGCAGAGGATACATGTAACTTCTACTACAAATATGTACACAGCTGTTGTTCTCAAAGAAGGCATCGGGCGAGTTGAGTCTATCGCGTTGCATCCTCAAAGCGGGCGTGCTTGTTTTGCTAACCAGGTGTCGGAGGCCGGGGACACTGGGGCCACCATAGAGTGTTCAAACATGgacggaggggagaggagagtggTGTGGAAAGATGCAGTAACCCCAACGTCACTAGTCTTCACCAGCGATGGGAAATCTGTCTACTGGGCGGATACTA GTGTGGGAACAATCAGCTCAGTGCAGTTGGATGAGCTCGCTTACACAGAGTTTAAAGTCGCTGATGATTTGGCGGCCGTGGCTTTGAATGAGGATGTGCCGCTATGGATGACCACTGGAG ATGTGACCAGAGTTTGGTTCCTGGATGAGCAGCAGCAAAATAAGATGTGGTTTGAAGTGGGTACTAAAGTGGTCAGTTTGAAGGTGTTCAGCAGAGCCAGCCACAAAG GTTCAAATCAGTGCTCCGTGGACAATGGGGGCTGCTCTCACCTGTGCCTGCCCACCGCAGAGGGCCGATCCTGCAGATGCGCCCATGACCATGCCCCCCTGAACTCCACCCACTGTCACCCACACCAACACTGTCCCACAGGAAGCAGGCTCTGTTTGGATCAGCTCTCCTGTCAACCCATAGACAAGTTCTGCAATGGACACGTGGACTGCCCCGACCACTCTGACGAAAACT GCATCACTCAAAATGAGAAGTCCTCAGGTATGGTCCCTGGCCACACACACCACCGCAatcatcctcctcctcagtctttCCCTGCTCTCCCCAAAAACGCAAGCACCTCCCTGAACACCAGTGAAGGGCTCTGGACTGTGGACCTGGAGCAGTGCAGTTTCACCCGGTGCAGcggtagggggcgctgtctggTGGTCGATGGGAAAATGCAGTGTGCCTGTTCTCTACTGTACAGAGGTGAATCCTGTGAGGACAACCTGCTGAAGAGCCTACAGGAGCCTCTGGTCTATGGGGCCGTGGGACTGGCCACACTGGTGGCTGTCATTGTGGCGCTGGTCATTTTTAGGAGAAGAAGAAATGATGAAACCAG tgGAGCGGACCCACCAGCCGTAAGAGAGACCAGTCTGACAGAGATTGAGACCAAAGCAGAGACCAAAGCAGAGCCCAGCCCCTCCACACAGACCTCCCCCACTGAACCAGACAAACCCGAG GAAGTGGTGACTCCTGTAGACTGA